The following coding sequences are from one Microbacterium wangchenii window:
- a CDS encoding HNH endonuclease — MSSPTAAIAEALSALDAAWGDAPDTSALPDATVKLINERVADLRRRVDGLHARVAAEVAARSRPELGTEGLARKNGFRTPAKLIAEATGGHTADAVRLIQVGQATAPRMSLSGEILPAKHPHIAAALDAGSISVTAAGAITTMLDRVSLRLDEATRDHAEKTLARKAPLLTYDELLAVLRRAEAHLDPDGLEPRVTEQHGERSLKIAQDAAGMTVLTARLDPESAAPVVAAIEAIVTHQLRTSRGHNAVPPTTGNGGDDVTDPSDGADDADAGRSWRRTGAAVEESRSLTQMRADALAAICRHAIGCDRDALPSSAVTVVVRMTLDDVRGGAGVATIDGMEAPIDAGSARRMSAAADIIPCVLGTDSEVLDWGRAKRHFTSAQRLILVERDGGCSSCHLPPAFTEAHHIQWWERDSGPTDLDNAILLCTSCHHRVHADGWEIRIDTPPGAPPSAGTVWFIPPPHVDPTRTPRLGGRRRFDPLAWGLTA, encoded by the coding sequence ATGTCCAGCCCCACCGCCGCCATCGCCGAGGCCCTCTCAGCACTGGATGCCGCGTGGGGAGACGCACCCGACACCAGCGCACTCCCGGATGCGACCGTCAAGCTCATCAACGAGCGTGTCGCCGACCTCCGCCGCCGCGTCGACGGGCTGCACGCACGCGTGGCGGCGGAGGTGGCTGCGCGGTCGCGTCCGGAGCTGGGCACCGAGGGATTGGCACGGAAGAACGGATTCCGGACGCCTGCGAAGCTGATCGCGGAGGCGACCGGCGGCCACACCGCGGACGCGGTGCGGCTGATCCAGGTGGGTCAGGCGACCGCTCCGCGCATGTCACTGTCGGGCGAGATCCTCCCGGCGAAGCATCCGCACATCGCCGCTGCACTCGACGCCGGCAGCATCAGCGTGACCGCGGCCGGCGCGATCACGACCATGCTGGATCGGGTGTCGCTGCGCCTCGACGAGGCAACCCGCGACCATGCCGAGAAGACCCTCGCGCGAAAGGCTCCACTCCTCACCTACGACGAGCTCCTTGCGGTACTGCGCCGCGCGGAGGCGCATCTGGATCCCGACGGCCTCGAACCGCGGGTCACCGAGCAGCACGGCGAGCGGTCCCTGAAGATCGCGCAAGACGCGGCCGGAATGACGGTCCTCACGGCGCGGCTCGACCCGGAGTCGGCCGCGCCCGTCGTAGCCGCGATCGAGGCCATCGTCACCCACCAGCTTCGGACGTCGCGCGGTCACAACGCAGTGCCACCGACGACCGGGAACGGCGGCGATGACGTGACGGACCCTTCCGACGGAGCGGACGACGCGGACGCCGGCCGGTCCTGGCGTCGCACGGGCGCAGCCGTCGAAGAATCGCGCTCGCTCACACAGATGCGTGCCGATGCGCTGGCGGCGATCTGCCGTCATGCCATCGGCTGTGATCGTGACGCACTCCCGTCCTCGGCCGTGACCGTGGTGGTGCGGATGACGCTCGACGATGTGCGAGGCGGCGCAGGTGTCGCCACCATCGACGGGATGGAGGCGCCCATCGACGCCGGAAGCGCACGGCGGATGTCCGCTGCTGCCGACATCATCCCCTGCGTGCTCGGCACCGACAGCGAAGTCCTGGACTGGGGTCGGGCCAAGCGCCATTTCACGTCCGCGCAGCGGCTCATCCTCGTCGAGCGCGATGGCGGGTGCTCGTCGTGCCATCTGCCACCTGCCTTCACCGAGGCGCACCACATCCAGTGGTGGGAGCGGGATTCCGGGCCCACCGACCTCGATAACGCGATCCTGCTGTGCACGTCCTGCCACCATCGCGTGCACGCCGACGGGTGGGAGATCCGCATCGACACCCCGCCGGGGGCGCCACCCAGCGCAGGCACGGTCTGGTTCATTCCTCCCCCGCACGTCGACCCGACCCGGACGCCCCGACTCGGCGGTCGACGTCGGTTCGATCCCCTCGCATGGGGTCTGACAGCCTGA
- a CDS encoding MFS transporter, with protein sequence MTDSPRHVLGRFAPMIYGPTLLFALGEGAVLPLIPVIANNLGADVAVAALVASALVVGQLCGNIPAGWVVARYGERPAMVGAGLLALGAIVALALAPNLALFAASVFLIGFCAAAFGLARHSFMTTRVPLVFRARALSLLGGTFRLGMFLGPFVSAALLAIFADEHVAIWFFGVTLLGAVLLVLFGRDPEEALVAEERAARANARDAAAEDSGEAVTGSIPTLERAGVFRTMWRFRGVLGRLGLAAASLSAVRSARQVVLPLWGVSIGLDAQTIALVVGVSGAIDFALFYASGQVMDRFGRLWAALPAMLLMGAGFLALSLTHDTADPGLWFGMFAAVLGVGNGLSSGLLLTLGADSAPQDDPAPFLGSWRTLTDAGGAAAPLLVSAVTAVLSLPIAIALVGAIGLLGAAGFVRWVPRYVPRIP encoded by the coding sequence ATGACGGATTCGCCGCGGCACGTGCTCGGGCGCTTCGCCCCGATGATCTACGGGCCGACGCTCCTGTTCGCGCTCGGCGAGGGCGCGGTGCTGCCCCTCATCCCCGTGATCGCGAACAACCTGGGTGCCGACGTGGCCGTGGCTGCTCTGGTGGCCTCCGCCCTGGTCGTGGGGCAGTTGTGCGGCAACATCCCCGCCGGATGGGTCGTCGCCCGGTACGGCGAGCGTCCGGCGATGGTGGGGGCCGGTCTCCTCGCCCTGGGCGCGATCGTGGCCCTGGCCCTCGCCCCCAACCTGGCGCTGTTCGCCGCCTCGGTGTTCCTCATCGGATTCTGCGCGGCCGCCTTCGGCCTCGCCCGCCACTCGTTCATGACCACGCGCGTGCCGCTGGTGTTTCGCGCCCGGGCACTGTCGCTCCTGGGCGGCACCTTCCGGCTGGGGATGTTCCTCGGCCCGTTCGTCTCGGCGGCGCTGCTGGCGATCTTCGCCGACGAGCATGTGGCCATCTGGTTCTTCGGGGTGACGCTCCTCGGCGCTGTCCTGCTCGTCCTGTTCGGACGCGACCCCGAGGAGGCTCTGGTCGCGGAGGAGCGCGCGGCGCGGGCAAATGCCCGGGATGCCGCGGCCGAAGACAGCGGCGAGGCGGTCACCGGTTCGATCCCCACTCTCGAACGCGCGGGCGTCTTCCGCACGATGTGGCGGTTCCGCGGGGTCCTCGGGCGACTGGGCCTGGCCGCCGCATCCCTGTCCGCCGTCCGTTCCGCTCGGCAGGTGGTGCTGCCGCTGTGGGGCGTCTCCATCGGCCTGGACGCGCAGACCATCGCGCTCGTGGTCGGAGTCTCGGGCGCCATCGACTTCGCGCTCTTCTACGCCAGCGGTCAGGTGATGGACCGCTTCGGCCGGCTGTGGGCAGCCCTGCCTGCGATGCTGCTGATGGGCGCCGGGTTCCTCGCCCTCTCGCTCACTCACGACACCGCGGACCCGGGCCTGTGGTTCGGGATGTTCGCCGCCGTGCTGGGCGTGGGCAACGGCCTCTCCAGCGGACTGCTGCTCACCCTCGGCGCCGACTCCGCCCCACAGGACGACCCGGCACCGTTCCTCGGTTCGTGGCGCACGCTCACCGACGCGGGCGGCGCGGCGGCTCCGCTGCTGGTCTCGGCCGTGACCGCCGTACTGTCACTGCCGATCGCGATCGCCCTGGTCGGCGCGATCGGGTTGCTGGGCGCGGCCGGGTTCGTGCGGTGGGTGCCCCGCTACGTCCCGCGCATCCCCTGA
- a CDS encoding pilus assembly protein TadG-related protein, with the protein MRPARPLADDRGSVLLLTIGYAVFALVLVLVCVNATSLYLAQKRLDALADASALAAADGFTLVVESGQPRTALTDGLVRTAAQEMVDAVGEGAALVSATAADGLSARVTVTGTWHPPVITIFVPDGVALSATATSRNALR; encoded by the coding sequence ATGAGGCCGGCCCGACCGCTCGCCGACGACCGGGGGAGCGTCCTCCTGCTCACGATCGGCTACGCCGTCTTCGCCCTCGTGCTGGTGCTTGTGTGCGTGAACGCGACGTCGCTCTACCTCGCGCAGAAGCGACTGGACGCGCTCGCCGATGCCTCCGCGCTCGCCGCCGCGGACGGTTTCACCCTCGTCGTGGAGTCGGGCCAGCCGCGCACCGCTCTGACGGATGGCCTCGTCCGCACGGCGGCGCAGGAGATGGTCGATGCGGTGGGGGAGGGTGCGGCGCTCGTGTCGGCGACGGCGGCGGACGGGCTCTCGGCGCGCGTGACGGTGACCGGGACGTGGCATCCGCCGGTCATCACGATCTTCGTGCCCGACGGGGTCGCCCTGTCGGCGACGGCGACGAGCCGCAACGCGCTGCGGTGA
- a CDS encoding TadE family protein yields MRRWNPWTELRARAADDTGSAAVEFIFVGLLLLVPVVYLVIALGMIQSQSLGAESGARHIARAVATAKGADAADARASGILATIVSEYGLDAERVEIDVSCRDAGSACPEAGATVVVTVRTEVQLPFVPPVLGLDRLASIPLEASSAQKVSRFWRDG; encoded by the coding sequence ATGCGCCGCTGGAATCCCTGGACTGAGCTCAGGGCACGCGCCGCCGACGACACCGGATCGGCGGCCGTGGAGTTCATCTTCGTCGGACTCCTGCTGCTCGTGCCGGTGGTCTACCTCGTGATCGCGCTGGGGATGATCCAGAGTCAGAGCCTCGGCGCCGAATCCGGCGCACGTCACATCGCGCGGGCGGTGGCCACGGCCAAGGGCGCGGATGCCGCCGACGCCCGGGCATCCGGCATCCTGGCGACGATCGTGTCGGAGTACGGCCTGGACGCCGAGAGGGTGGAGATCGACGTGTCTTGCCGCGACGCGGGCTCGGCATGCCCCGAGGCCGGCGCGACGGTCGTCGTCACGGTGCGCACCGAGGTGCAGCTGCCGTTCGTGCCGCCGGTGCTGGGCCTCGACCGGCTGGCGAGTATCCCGCTCGAGGCCTCGTCGGCGCAGAAGGTCTCCCGGTTCTGGAGAGACGGATGA
- a CDS encoding TadE/TadG family type IV pilus assembly protein, with the protein MHGESLGHRVRRALADDAGSSPVEFVLVGALLTLLTLAVIQLALGVYVRNVAHDAAVEGAFHAALADTTLAQGAERTRELVARAVGEAYAGDITVAESADAGAPAVRVTVRTTLPLLGLLGVERALEVTAHAPLESLD; encoded by the coding sequence ATGCACGGGGAGTCGCTCGGGCACCGGGTTCGGCGAGCCCTGGCCGACGACGCCGGCTCCTCTCCGGTCGAGTTCGTCCTGGTCGGCGCGCTCCTGACCCTCCTGACGCTCGCGGTGATCCAGCTCGCGCTGGGGGTGTACGTGCGCAATGTGGCCCACGACGCGGCCGTCGAAGGAGCGTTCCACGCCGCCCTCGCCGACACGACCCTGGCCCAGGGCGCCGAGCGCACGCGCGAGTTGGTGGCGCGTGCCGTCGGTGAGGCCTACGCCGGCGACATCACGGTGGCGGAGTCGGCGGATGCGGGTGCCCCGGCGGTACGGGTGACCGTGCGCACCACGCTGCCGCTGCTCGGACTGCTGGGAGTGGAGCGGGCGCTGGAGGTGACCGCTCATGCGCCGCTGGAATCCCTGGACTGA
- a CDS encoding type II secretion system F family protein: MSPGFLTESAIAIILGTTLGIGVCLLVSLAPRVSAPSLARRVAPYIRDVTDPLGLGPALSPVPTIREATRGAVARATGAVGGSDSLDRRLSQSGWRMDAGAFRARQLAWALAGLAAGGLLIVALALAGRLAPPAVIVAPVLAAAAVVLYDARLTWAARGRTQRVEEELPTVLDFLALCLSAGEGILDSLRRVGEIGSGELTGEIRRALLAVGTGEPLPDALTALGRRLEVPALSRALDQVVAALERGAPLAHVLQAQATDAREGAKRALIEQAGRKEILMLIPLVFLILPLSVLYAVFPGIFLLRLGIG; encoded by the coding sequence ATGAGCCCGGGCTTCCTCACCGAATCGGCGATCGCGATCATCCTGGGCACGACGCTCGGCATCGGTGTCTGCCTCCTCGTCTCGCTCGCCCCGCGGGTCAGCGCACCGAGTCTGGCCCGGCGCGTCGCCCCGTACATCCGGGACGTGACCGACCCACTCGGACTCGGCCCGGCGCTCTCACCTGTGCCGACGATCCGCGAGGCCACCCGTGGGGCCGTGGCGCGGGCGACAGGAGCCGTCGGCGGGTCGGACTCCCTGGACCGGCGACTGAGCCAGTCCGGATGGCGAATGGATGCTGGCGCTTTCCGTGCGCGTCAGCTCGCGTGGGCGCTCGCCGGACTCGCGGCGGGAGGGCTGCTCATCGTCGCCCTCGCCCTCGCCGGACGCCTCGCGCCGCCCGCCGTCATCGTGGCGCCGGTCCTCGCCGCCGCCGCGGTCGTGCTGTACGACGCGCGCTTGACGTGGGCCGCCCGCGGCCGGACGCAGCGGGTCGAGGAGGAGCTCCCCACAGTGCTGGACTTCCTCGCGCTGTGCCTGTCGGCGGGGGAGGGGATCCTCGACTCGCTGCGGCGTGTGGGCGAGATCGGGTCGGGCGAGCTCACCGGAGAGATCCGCCGCGCCCTCCTGGCCGTCGGCACCGGGGAGCCCCTTCCCGACGCGCTCACCGCGCTGGGCCGGCGGCTGGAGGTTCCCGCGCTCTCCCGTGCGCTCGACCAGGTGGTGGCTGCGCTGGAGCGCGGCGCGCCGCTCGCACACGTGCTGCAGGCTCAGGCCACCGATGCGCGGGAAGGCGCCAAGCGCGCGCTGATCGAGCAGGCGGGCCGCAAGGAGATCCTGATGCTCATCCCGCTGGTGTTTTTGATTCTGCCCCTGAGCGTTCTCTACGCCGTCTTTCCGGGGATCTTTCTGCTTCGACTGGGAATCGGCTGA
- a CDS encoding type II secretion system F family protein, producing the protein MTLLLGALLAGGVLLTASPWLWPPTSSRAEKPVSSGAVSRLLESAGFGGVRPRVVLILAAACALIAAAVAWLVTSVPAFAVVVAAAGATAPFVWLRARRVRLLRSRRTLWPDVCDLLIASVRAGMSLPDAVSSLATAGPPPLRSAFAAFAVDVHASGHFDSSIRRLKTALADPVADRIIETLRMARQVGGTELPTVLRALATSVRADALLRGEVEARQSWIRGAAVLGVVAPWVILVLLALRPEGASAYASPEGVGLILAGGLVSVIAFRLMVRIGRLPEPRRWFG; encoded by the coding sequence GTGACCCTCCTGCTGGGCGCCCTGCTCGCCGGCGGAGTGCTGCTGACGGCCTCTCCGTGGCTGTGGCCGCCCACGTCGAGCCGCGCGGAGAAGCCCGTTTCGTCGGGAGCGGTCTCGCGACTCCTCGAATCCGCCGGCTTCGGCGGCGTGCGGCCGCGCGTGGTGCTCATCCTTGCGGCGGCGTGCGCGCTCATCGCCGCGGCGGTCGCATGGCTGGTCACCTCGGTGCCCGCTTTCGCCGTCGTCGTCGCCGCTGCCGGGGCCACGGCGCCGTTCGTGTGGCTGCGGGCGCGCCGGGTGCGTCTGCTCCGCTCGCGCCGCACGCTGTGGCCCGACGTGTGCGATCTGCTCATCGCCTCGGTGCGGGCGGGGATGTCGCTGCCCGACGCGGTCTCCAGTCTCGCCACGGCGGGTCCGCCGCCGCTGCGCTCCGCCTTCGCGGCTTTCGCGGTGGACGTGCACGCGTCCGGGCACTTCGATTCCAGCATCCGGCGTCTGAAGACGGCGCTGGCCGACCCTGTTGCCGACCGCATCATCGAGACGCTGCGGATGGCACGGCAGGTCGGCGGCACCGAGTTGCCCACGGTGCTGAGGGCGCTGGCGACTTCGGTGCGCGCCGATGCACTCCTCCGTGGAGAGGTCGAGGCGCGCCAGTCGTGGATCCGGGGCGCGGCGGTGCTCGGGGTCGTCGCGCCGTGGGTGATCCTCGTCCTCCTGGCGCTGCGGCCAGAGGGGGCCTCGGCGTATGCGAGCCCGGAGGGCGTGGGCCTCATCCTCGCGGGCGGCCTCGTCTCAGTGATCGCGTTCCGGTTGATGGTGCGGATCGGGCGCCTCCCCGAGCCCCGGAGGTGGTTCGGATGA
- a CDS encoding CpaF family protein — protein sequence MSLAYASPGSATAVVAERVRERLRAEQADPTREPELAARITASEVRRHNDYALARGLEPVDDEAGCVRDVLAQLSGFGPLQPYLDDPTIEEVWLNAPDRVFVARGGRAERVPLSLTDAIVHDLVERMLHTTGRRVDLSQPFVDASLPDGSRLHVAIPDITRRHWAVNIRKFSPAYRDLAHLVTAGSLDRETAELLADAMRAGRSILVSGATHAGKTTLLGALVAAAAPTQRIVTVEETFELGVEAPDLVAMQGRQPSLEGTGEVTLRRLVKEALRMRPDRLVVGEVRDAEALDLVLALNTGVPCAATIHANSAPEALVKLAALPLLAGRNIDATFVTAAVARSVDLVVHCERDAAGARRVAEIVEPTGRILGDAPEVRRVVPGSRR from the coding sequence GTGAGCCTCGCTTACGCGTCCCCCGGTTCGGCCACTGCGGTGGTCGCCGAGCGGGTGCGCGAGCGGCTCCGTGCAGAACAGGCCGATCCCACGCGGGAGCCGGAGCTTGCCGCCCGCATCACCGCGAGCGAAGTGCGCCGTCACAACGACTATGCCTTGGCCCGCGGTCTGGAGCCGGTGGACGACGAAGCCGGGTGCGTGCGTGACGTCCTCGCGCAGTTGTCGGGATTCGGACCGTTGCAGCCGTATCTGGACGATCCCACGATCGAAGAGGTGTGGCTGAACGCCCCCGATCGCGTGTTCGTGGCGCGCGGCGGGCGGGCCGAGCGGGTCCCGCTGAGTCTCACCGATGCGATCGTGCACGACCTGGTGGAACGGATGCTGCACACCACGGGGCGCCGGGTCGACCTCAGTCAGCCGTTCGTCGACGCCTCACTCCCGGACGGATCGCGGCTGCACGTGGCGATCCCCGACATCACGCGCCGGCACTGGGCGGTGAACATCCGGAAGTTCTCGCCGGCGTACCGCGACCTCGCGCACCTGGTCACCGCCGGATCGCTCGACCGGGAGACGGCCGAGTTGCTGGCCGACGCGATGCGCGCGGGCCGCAGCATCCTCGTCTCCGGTGCCACGCACGCGGGCAAGACCACGCTGCTGGGCGCACTCGTCGCCGCAGCCGCGCCCACCCAGCGCATCGTCACCGTCGAGGAGACGTTCGAGCTCGGCGTCGAGGCCCCCGATCTCGTGGCGATGCAGGGGCGGCAGCCGAGTCTGGAAGGCACGGGCGAGGTGACGCTCCGCCGCCTCGTGAAGGAGGCGCTGCGAATGCGCCCCGACCGGCTGGTGGTGGGGGAGGTGCGCGACGCCGAGGCGCTCGACCTCGTGCTCGCGTTGAACACCGGAGTGCCGTGCGCGGCGACGATCCACGCGAACTCCGCTCCGGAGGCGCTCGTGAAGCTCGCCGCCCTGCCGCTGCTGGCAGGGCGCAACATCGATGCGACGTTCGTGACGGCAGCCGTCGCGCGCTCGGTCGACCTCGTCGTGCACTGCGAGCGCGATGCAGCCGGCGCGCGGAGGGTCGCGGAGATCGTGGAGCCGACCGGACGGATCCTCGGCGATGCGCCGGAGGTGCGTCGCGTCGTTCCCGGGAGCAGGCGGTGA
- a CDS encoding MerR family transcriptional regulator, with protein MTDVTSIQAVQDGMTVGQVAAAAGVAASAVRFYETHGLISGHRTHGNQRRFDEDAPCRVRMIRVCQRVGLSVAEIRDLLATLPASGRAEVSDWVELGERIEREVHERIRNLRDALADLTSDAKLCELPGITDPRTAAIA; from the coding sequence GTGACCGACGTGACGAGCATCCAGGCTGTGCAAGACGGCATGACGGTGGGGCAGGTCGCGGCCGCGGCCGGTGTGGCGGCGTCCGCGGTGCGGTTCTATGAGACGCACGGCTTGATCTCGGGCCACCGGACGCACGGTAACCAGCGCCGCTTCGATGAAGACGCGCCGTGCCGCGTGCGCATGATCCGGGTGTGTCAGCGTGTCGGGCTGTCGGTCGCCGAAATCCGCGATCTGCTCGCCACGCTTCCGGCCTCGGGCCGGGCAGAGGTGTCCGATTGGGTGGAGCTCGGCGAGCGGATCGAGCGCGAGGTGCACGAACGGATCCGCAACCTCCGGGACGCCCTGGCCGATCTCACCTCGGACGCCAAGTTGTGCGAACTCCCTGGCATCACCGATCCACGAACGGCCGCCATCGCCTGA
- a CDS encoding antibiotic biosynthesis monooxygenase, whose product MNRFAPTMRDSRATSAFISCWNLRDRQHQLDAAEAALATMPAAPGLVRFSILRGLEDDTLLVLAQWTDADARDGYLADTHIPRDTVDARVPGIQRLWRVTATPHRVVSGPAIAQEPGCFVLIRQPLTAAEPEEQRTWIHAEIAALTATASQGVIATTFYATDDGSPALALAEWTSEEAHRTATSARAIAPSDVTEPREGGSDPLDPPTGRRYAFIGAVGAER is encoded by the coding sequence ATGAACAGATTCGCCCCGACCATGCGGGATTCCCGCGCCACTTCAGCATTCATCAGTTGCTGGAACCTCCGAGACCGACAGCATCAGCTCGACGCCGCCGAAGCGGCACTCGCGACCATGCCGGCGGCGCCCGGCCTGGTGCGATTCTCCATTCTCCGCGGACTGGAGGACGACACCCTCCTGGTCCTCGCGCAGTGGACCGATGCCGACGCGCGCGACGGCTACCTCGCCGACACCCACATCCCCCGCGACACCGTCGACGCGCGCGTCCCCGGCATCCAACGGCTCTGGCGCGTGACCGCGACACCGCATCGCGTCGTATCCGGCCCCGCCATCGCTCAGGAGCCCGGCTGCTTCGTCCTCATCCGGCAACCGCTCACCGCCGCGGAGCCGGAGGAACAGAGAACCTGGATCCACGCCGAGATCGCCGCCCTCACCGCAACCGCCTCTCAAGGAGTGATCGCAACGACCTTCTATGCCACCGACGACGGTTCACCCGCACTCGCCCTCGCAGAGTGGACCAGCGAGGAAGCCCACCGGACCGCGACGAGCGCCCGGGCGATCGCTCCGTCGGACGTCACCGAACCGCGGGAGGGCGGATCCGATCCCCTGGACCCGCCCACCGGCCGCCGCTACGCGTTCATCGGCGCCGTGGGAGCAGAGCGGTGA
- a CDS encoding NADPH-dependent FMN reductase has product MSAAGIAQTSADDTAVRPRIALLVGSIRRGRKGCSVARWAQDHARNRQDADYVLVDLAAIDLPRFDAETPPSFGGYRDEQTQRWSHLIAGFDAFVFVTPEYNRSIPAALKDAIDHLYAEWRDKAAGFIGYGVVGGVRAVEHLRLICGELHLADVSTSVAIDLADITREGVDPAGGYEAELDVMLDELLSWARALRPLRGDRLAASAA; this is encoded by the coding sequence GTGAGCGCCGCCGGCATCGCGCAGACCAGCGCGGATGACACGGCTGTGCGGCCGCGCATCGCTCTGCTGGTCGGCAGCATCCGCCGTGGACGCAAGGGCTGTTCGGTCGCCCGCTGGGCCCAGGATCATGCCCGCAACCGACAGGACGCCGACTACGTCCTCGTCGATCTGGCCGCGATCGATCTGCCGCGCTTCGATGCGGAGACCCCGCCCAGCTTCGGCGGATACCGCGATGAGCAGACGCAGCGCTGGTCGCACCTGATCGCCGGCTTCGACGCATTCGTGTTCGTCACCCCGGAGTACAACCGCTCCATCCCCGCTGCGCTCAAGGACGCCATCGACCACCTCTACGCCGAGTGGCGGGACAAGGCGGCGGGGTTCATCGGGTACGGGGTCGTGGGCGGCGTTCGCGCGGTCGAGCACCTCCGCCTCATCTGCGGGGAGCTCCACCTCGCCGACGTCAGCACGAGCGTCGCCATCGACCTCGCCGACATCACGCGTGAGGGAGTTGACCCGGCGGGCGGCTATGAGGCGGAGCTCGACGTCATGCTCGACGAGCTCCTGTCGTGGGCGAGGGCGCTGCGGCCTCTCCGCGGCGACCGCCTCGCGGCGAGCGCAGCGTGA
- a CDS encoding dihydrofolate reductase family protein gives MSKVVLYMSMSLDGFIAAPGDEAGRGLGIGGEQLHQWLADGGLSPGSYRPSSRVNAEIFDEMMETGAVLTGRRTFDLAGQWGGDHHNGVPIFVITRTPPAEPAPGHARYVTDLDTAVREARAAADGRDVMLHGASAAQALLRAGLIDELVIHLVPVLLGHGRRLFDDSDAGTQELRLVATQEGEGVVHLRYRVGTPE, from the coding sequence ATGAGCAAGGTCGTTCTGTACATGTCGATGTCGCTCGACGGGTTCATCGCGGCGCCGGGCGATGAAGCGGGACGCGGACTCGGAATCGGTGGCGAGCAGTTGCACCAGTGGCTTGCCGATGGCGGACTCAGCCCCGGTTCATACCGACCCTCCTCGCGGGTGAATGCGGAGATATTCGACGAGATGATGGAGACCGGCGCTGTGCTCACGGGGCGTCGAACGTTCGACCTCGCCGGTCAGTGGGGCGGAGACCACCACAACGGGGTGCCGATCTTCGTCATCACCCGGACACCGCCCGCCGAACCGGCACCCGGACACGCCCGCTATGTGACGGACCTCGACACCGCTGTCAGGGAAGCGCGGGCCGCCGCCGACGGTCGGGACGTGATGCTGCACGGCGCCTCGGCGGCACAGGCGCTCCTTCGCGCGGGGCTCATTGACGAACTCGTGATCCACCTCGTTCCCGTTCTCCTCGGACACGGCAGACGACTCTTCGACGACTCGGACGCGGGAACACAGGAGCTGCGCTTGGTCGCGACCCAGGAGGGGGAAGGAGTGGTGCACCTGCGCTACCGCGTCGGAACGCCGGAATAG
- a CDS encoding type II CAAX prenyl endopeptidase Rce1 family protein, producing MRLLRRAANRLTRPVRREIVDIAWFLTILLAASAVFYVVGPLIGSLSSVTRANVPAAALMFVCPAIAAVVVAARTRSLRQLGAQLAARPRGVFTGAISIVAMPVVLIVSAVVTGRGAGFEAPGTAALGLAVVFLVSAFAEQVGWTAFLLPRLRANTGELRSGLFLGVVWAVWHVIPLVQAGHAASWIVGQCVFTVVLMLLLVRLTVAGGSVWWAVICQASSNLAWALSPAAGEGYDPWVTAALTAAVVALLHLLRLSSARARQRSVDGVR from the coding sequence GTGCGACTCCTCCGGCGCGCTGCGAACCGCCTCACCCGGCCGGTACGGCGCGAGATCGTCGACATCGCCTGGTTCCTGACGATCCTCTTGGCCGCCAGTGCGGTGTTCTACGTGGTGGGCCCGCTGATCGGCAGTCTGTCGTCCGTGACGCGGGCGAATGTGCCGGCGGCGGCGCTGATGTTCGTCTGCCCGGCGATCGCCGCGGTGGTCGTGGCGGCGCGGACGAGGTCTCTGCGGCAGCTGGGCGCTCAGCTGGCCGCCCGGCCGCGCGGTGTGTTCACGGGCGCGATCTCGATCGTGGCGATGCCGGTCGTGCTGATCGTCTCCGCCGTCGTCACAGGACGCGGGGCCGGGTTCGAGGCGCCGGGAACGGCGGCGCTCGGGCTCGCCGTGGTGTTCCTGGTCAGCGCGTTCGCTGAGCAGGTCGGCTGGACCGCTTTCCTGTTGCCTCGGCTCCGTGCGAACACCGGAGAGTTGCGCAGCGGCCTGTTCCTGGGGGTGGTGTGGGCGGTGTGGCATGTCATCCCCTTGGTGCAGGCCGGGCACGCAGCATCCTGGATCGTCGGTCAGTGCGTGTTCACGGTCGTGCTGATGCTCCTCCTGGTGCGGCTGACCGTGGCCGGGGGATCCGTGTGGTGGGCGGTCATCTGCCAGGCCTCATCCAATCTCGCGTGGGCGCTGTCGCCGGCCGCCGGCGAGGGGTATGACCCGTGGGTCACCGCGGCGCTCACCGCGGCGGTGGTGGCGCTCCTTCACCTTCTCCGGTTGTCGTCGGCGCGCGCCCGGCAACGCAGCGTTGATGGCGTTCGATAG